The window CtaaacaaaattgaattatttaattgttcACATTACATTTTTCCTCTTGTAAATATTGCCACCTGCTTGCTACCAATGCCATAAAACAGCAGTTAGTGTTATGTTTTATCTATTGGACTCCATTTCATccatattcaaatttaaaggTTACAGTGAGAATGGAATAGGAAGTTATAgccttaattattttttacagCAAAGATAGAGAGCTTATCTGCAATAGCATTAATCATTTGGGCACTATACTAATTAATGTAGCTTAGAGTCAAAtgtgaattaatttttaaacaatattgaCTGAATGGATTAtgtatgttttataaacatttTTAACAGTTTTTCATTGAAAGTATTATGTTTAGCAGTCTCCAAATTAGTAGCcaaacaatttgaaaaatttaaataattaatctgAAGATATTTGGAATAttcttaaaactttaaatagaaggaaaataaataataaataatattaaactcAAACTTGTAGAAACTTAAATCAAGAGTCAGTCACATCTATTGTAGTTTGAATAAGTTGAAAACCAgcctttatcaaataaagacctTAAATATTCTTGTCTCTTGAAATTTAGTCTTGACTTTTCTTGACATTTTTTTAATCTGTGTCAGTTATCTCCctatttttagtatttttaatatttttaatatgttGACAGTCTGCCAACCCTTACCAGTAACAAATCATAAATGGCCAATCAAAGAAGCTATGTCTTACCAAATATAATAGAAAAGAAACCAATCAGATTCAATCATCTATAATGTTTGATTAAACTTGTCATTTAATGGCCGAACCGTACTGAGTTCTATCACATATTGTTGAGCAACTTATTCTTATTTATCCATCTGAAATATatagttttcaaaaaaaaaaaaaatatatatatatatccatctGAAATAGAAAATCACAGTCATTGACAATCATGATTCGTGAACTTGCACATTTTAAACTCATGTACCTAGTCATGCATACACTAATCAATACGAGCATGTACATCTTAAGCAGTTCATATGTATACATAGCTGCAATATCATTCTATTTATTTGCAGAAAGGAAAGTGATGCAGGATCCATCTTTATCTGTTTAGATGTTATTTTTGGaataattcttttcttgtccttacttctcttttatttatttatttattattgttgGTGAGGTCTTGTTAGGCAGAGTTCCAGTTAGATTATATGTCTGGAGCATAAGTGAggattttgatgatttggaagACTTGTCTCAAGTTGATAGTTGGGAGAAGATCTCTTACATAAATCGACCTATTGAGATCCACAAAGAAGGTAAGCAATGCCTCTTTTGAGATTAATGCTTCCCTACAAAGTCAAAGTCTGCATGATGGGCCAAGTTGGAAATGAAGGCTGTGCACGTGGAGGAATGAATTTGGATGCTCATATGAAGCCTTTATTTCCAACTTGATTTGTATTAAGCTACACCAATAATTTTTGATAAAGCTGGAAATCTGCCTATCTGTTGTGCTACATGTATTCCTCTTTCTGTGTAGGTAAATGCTTCACATTACATGATGCTATGAAAAGTCTTCTGCCAGAATTTTTTTCTGACGAATCCTTAAGTGACTCGAAATTAGCTAGAGTAGATTTTGAGGATGCACAGAAAATTCCCTCAGAAGATGTGAGCAGTAATAAAGTTGTGGAAGACCAGGGACAAAATGCATATGAACACCGAGAGGCTTGCTGCATTTCCAGTAGTGCTGAAATCAAGCTCATCCGTATTCAAGGTATTGAACCAAAGTTAGAGATACCCTTTTCTTGGCTGGTGAACAACTTATTAAATCCGGACCATTTTCTCCACATCTGTGTCTGTGTCAAAGTTCCACAGTGAAATTCCAGATGAGGGGATATATGCGAGTTCTTTTTCCCTTGTTACAGGGAGCTGTATAGGATTGTTCAGAACATTTACATTGTCAATAAATTTACGTCTTTGTTTTAGCAAGCAAACGAAGGGGGCTATGTTACTTTGAGAAgagtaatttaattttcattttgcaaCTGGCATAAGGGCAGTTCTTTTCTTATGTTTTCTTTCAGTCGGGACGGCAAAGCATGGTTATCACAATTAGACCGCATAATGATCGCCGAAGGTTTCGAGTCATTGAATCAATGGTTCAATTGTCGGTTGAAGaacatataaagatttataaataaacttgTTTAAAATACGGATATTTTTGAGTTATAGTGTCAAGGTGAATAATTCTGAGTTAAAGCACAAGcaattgaattgaaaaattgaCCCCGTCACTATACCGACCACCTCTTGGTAGGGGTCCAAAAATGCTGCAAAGTAAACCGGGACATATGCAGGTAATGTTACCGTTGCAGACAAGTTGAGGTAGGTTTAAATGTCAGTGGAAGTTCAGTACTTACGGTAGCAAGCTGGGCGCCTGCTGGCAGCTATAAAGTTGCATCTGGATGCTTATGCCGCCGGGCCAGGTTTTTGTATGGTTTGTTATTATAATGGCTAATTATGTATACTTTGAAAGTTTAACTCTTAAAGCAAAATATATCAACTGTCTCGTCATATCATATGATCATTTTGGGATTTTTCTTGCTAATGGCTATCTTCCAATGTCCTGAAAGACAAACCTCGTGAGCATATGTGGCACATACAACTTTCACTGCCTAAAACCAATGGCGATGCAAAATAGTGAAATGATAATCGCTAGGCGCTAACATTTTCTGGAGGGGCATACCAAGAAAACCTTTTTGGAAGAGCAAAACTTGGATAAGCTCGTCATGGAGTGAAGCCTCTACTCTATAAATTTCGCAAATTTTACTCATTTCTCTACTCCAAAATAAGGAGAATAGAAAAGCCTAGTCATACTAAGGAGATGTCAAAGGAAGAGCTTGTTATTCTCGACTGCTGGGTTAGCCCATTTTGCATGGGCGTAAAGATAGCATTAGCCGAGAAAGGCCTAGAATATGAAGCTAGAGAGGAGGACTTGTTCGGGGGCAAGAGCGATTTGTTGCTCAACTCAAACCCCATCTACATGAAAGTTCCGGTGTTGCTGCACCAAGCCAAACCCTTATGTGAGTCAACTATCATTGTTAACTACATTGACGAGACCTGGCCTTCACCTCCGCTGCTCCCACCTTGTTCATATGGGCGAGCTCAGGCACGCTTTTGGGCTGATTTTATTGACAAAAAGGTAGATAACTTCTTTATGTGGGTTATTATTTATCAATGATtgattaaaaccaaaaacacaACATTAACTTCTAGCAAGTTTACTTCTTGTGCGTCAGCTATTTGATGCAGGCTGTAATATATGGAGAAGCAAGGGGGAGGCACCAGAGGAAGCTAAAAGGGAGGTCATAGAGATTTTGAAGCAGTTAGAGGAAGCCTTAAGGGAGAAAGCTTTCTTCGGTGGTGATACATTTGAATTTGTTGACATTATAACAGTCCCTGTAACAAGCTGGTTCCATGCCATTGAGAAGTTTGGGAACTTTAAGGTGGAGGATGAGTGCCCCAAATTCTCAGCTTGGATGAAGAGGTGCATGCAAAGAGAGACTGTTGCCAAAGTTCTTCCAAACCCCGAAAAGGTCTATGAATTTCTCATCATGTTTAGGAAGATGCAGGGCATCGAGTAAGGAAATGCATTCGCCCATGCCCTCTTACTTTATTTATACAGTTTAACTTGCCTTGCTGTAGTTCGGACGCCCTTTCTGCTAGGAACGGAATGATTAGAGTGTCAAcgcagcaaaaaaaaaattgaaaaaaaataaaacccatGCCTCCTACCTTTGGATCATCTTAGTTGTTTAAAACAAAGTTAAGCACCAAATAAAATCagaaaattttacctttccaaatgatatcgtaatcaaatggattccttttggtGATAAAACCGTGAACACCttttgtgtgaaagaatcTCAGTCACTCAAtcgcttggcctccaatgatGCACACACGATTGCAATGGATCCTTCTTAAGGAGAGAGCTTTATGCCATGGGCTTGTGATAGCAAGTGGACAACGATTTGTCCTCTTTTCATCTTTGATTTCcagcaaagaatcaaaggagaagttttcaaaagaaataaacgTCTCAAGAGTGGTAgcactcaagagaaaaataCTTCtcctctaaaaaaaaaagagcggctataatgtgatatttatatataggtttaacttattaaaatttgcaaaataagtccttaatattataacaattataatatttaaccaatgCCTAAtttaactcttttaattaggtcaTTAGTtgttaaaacctagaatttgattttagtctaacttaaatcatcacactctcaatttaatccaaattgcaacctttgtgTGTGACTCATTAAGTTCTTAACATGTTGGCANNNNNNNNNNNNNNNNNNNNNNNNNNNNNNNNNNNNNNNNNNNNNNNNNNNNNNNNNNNNNNNNNNNNNNNNNNNNNNNNNNNNNNNNNNNNNNNNNNNNNNNNNNNNNNNNNNNNNNNNNNNNNNNNNNNNNNNNNNNNNNNNNNNNNNNNNNNNNNNNNNNNNNNNNNNNNNNNNNNNNNNNNNNNNNNNNNNNNNNNNNNNNNNNNNNNNNNNNNNNNNNNNNNNNNNNNNNNNNNNNNNNNNNNNNNNNNNNNNNNNNNNNNNNNNNNNNNNNNNNNNNNNNNNNNNNNNNNNNNNNNNNNNNNNNNNNNNNNNNNNNNNNNNNNNNNNNNNNNNNNNNNNNNNNNNNNNNNNNNNNNNNNNNNNNNNNNNNNNNNNNNNNNNNNNNNNNNNNNNNNNNNNNNNNNNNNNNNNNNNNNNNNNNNNNNNNNNNNNNNNNNNNNNNNNNNNNNNNNNNNNNNNNNNNNNNNNNNNNNNNNNNNNNNNNNNNNNNNNNNNNNNNNNNNNNNNNNNNNNNNNNNNNNNNNNNNNNNNNNNNNNNNNNNNNNNNNNNNNNNNNNNNNNNNNNNNNNNNNNNNNNNNNNNNNNNNNNNNNNNNNNNNNNNNNNNNNNNNNNNNNNNNNNNNNNNNNNNNNNNNNNNNNNNNNNNNNNNNNNNNNNNNNNNNNNNNNNNaatctttgagcattattgatgcctTGTCTCcataatacaatgatcaggaacttttcggaacaatgctttaatgcataaggatcttataattgtatcccaatacaattcctttgcaaggcatatatagttcaatgggctttatctacataagtacaaaaggtaattaaatcataaacttatggataaagaactacttcaatgttattatgaaaaacaaaatatcatatatgaatatctcaaaattgcaATTCCCATACAACCACAGATTGGCTTGTAGGGCTTATACTAACAATTTCTTCCCTCTCATAAGTCAtaagaaggagaaaaataaatttaaggaAAGCAATAGTTGTCTTTTGATTTGCTTTTATCTTGGGAAAGTATAAATAAACTTCATTGATTAAAATGCCAAGGCCAGGTGATGGTAAGTGAGGCGGTAGTGGTACCCTCTGGAATTGCTACGAGAAGAAATTCACACTCATTCTGATGCCTTGCATCCACAAAATAGTAGCACAACGGGACATTGTTGCCATAATGGGCCGTTGTCGAGTTCAGTTGCGCCTgtgttcatatatatatatatatatatactttaactCAAATCAAAAGGCAAATATATACCAAAATAGAAACAAAAGCCCATCCCaaactataaaaattaaactctAACAAATTTATGCTTCAATCGaggtaaaagtaaaaattattttatcatataagcaaaaattaaaatatcataaaacacAGACgaagaaattgtgagaaataacTCTCCTCATAAtgtgatttcaaaaataaccatccatataaagttatctatttttagccaaaaataagtataagtagaccaaaatgcccttaaaaacATCCTGACAAATTAATTTCCCAATATCTCCGTCCCGCCatagagaaaatagaaataaatgcaTAGCTATTTCAGCTCGCTCAACTTTCTCTTTCAGCTCTCTAAACTATATCAACTCTGTCAACTTTCTGTTGAACACCATCGTCATCAGCTCTTTCAGCTCTCTAAACTATATCAGCTCTGCCAACTCTTTATTGAGTACCATTGTCATCCTGCTGTGGTCTATCTCTCGGTAGCTGGCCATATTGTTGTCGATAAACAGACCCTAtagcagagatgacatcaaggtatgttATTAGGTTTATTACTGCAACACATTAATTTCTAAAACTTTTTGTATAAATTAGAACATGGATTAAAAATATTGCCcagagttgttacacgccatcaCATGGtgtgtaaaaaatatattaaaataacatgtgttagcacatggcatgtaacatttttattgaacatggcgtgtaacatgtTGTgaacatggtgtgtaacaattTTTGAACTTGCGTGTAACATTTTTggacatgacgtgtaacattTTTTGAACATGGCGTGCAACAACATGACTGATAAATTTTAGAACATAGCATGTAATGTGTAAAatgattgacaaattttttgttttcaaaattttggtggAGTTTCAATTGTGTgacttgtgataagacacGGTGGTCAGTGGGTGGACGGCctttacaagggtggtgagtcacAAATACGGGGGTTAGGAGTGATTTGTCATTTGTGGGCTTGATTAAGCTATTAAAGATGTTGTTGGGGTCAACTTAGAAATTCAcgagattgagttacatgcattgatcagTACACTCGAAGAGCTATCACGCCTAATTATCAAGGATAAtgaggatgttgcattaattctgGTAGAATAGAGGAATGTTCTGACCGTTTATGTCACCATTAAAGAACGccaaacaaatgttatgtcacatgaagAAGCTGTACAACATATTAATcagctcaatcaaaatgagatttacaatttttcaaatatacCACAGCATTCGGTTCGTAACCCACACAAATGGCAATTAAAGTATGCACAAGAGTTTGTGCAGCCCTGTAGACACACGACATTCACAGAATAGTTGGCTGCACAATTTCGATCAACACATGCATCGAACCAATTACTTGCTTTTGTCCAATAAATGCAACGATCGGGTGAAATTGTAGAGGGTGTAATGCCATTTTCAGATGAGACTATGACACTTGAGGACAACACTGCGACGTTGGAGGGTGATATTGCAACGCTTGAGGATAATATTTCTTCTgatgagggaaatgaggatttgttcCATGACGGTAAAGATAGATTTGATGACAATTCAGATGATGGGCCTGATGAATGGCATGATGACAATTTAGATGATGATTGGCTTTATAATAGTGACATTCGAATTTGTAATAATGTTGAAGGTGAAACGAAACTTGTTGGAGGTGTTGATGTAGGAGATGTTTAGTGTGATGACcccatatacaataacccTATCGCTGGTGAGAACGGGATTCGTTTGCTTGAGACATTGCTCGATGACAATTATCAGGAAAGGGGAAATGCAGGGAATTCTTGTAAGTGGCTAATTCCAAGTGCAGAAAGGTTATCTTTCCAAACAATTACCACTGAGAAGTCGACATGTGTCGATGATCActtatacaaaggaagaatgtttTCTTCGAAGGTCGAGTTGAAACGAGTTTTGAACATGTTGGCTCTAAAAGAGCAGTTTGagataagagtaaaaaggtcatgtaaagGTCATATTGAGGTTGGTTgcaaggacaaggcatgcaagtttaGTGTGTGTGAAATGAAGTTACCTGAAGAAGAATATTGGCAAGTTTAAACGTTCCACAAAATACACATGTGTACTGTAGATGGTTTGTAAGGGTGATTTTGAACCGCGAGTGCTAAGATAATTGGTGAACTTGTGTCACACAAGCTTCAGGCTAATGGAGTAGCATTGAGACCTAAGGACATAATTTATGAGATGAGGGTTTAGTTGGGATTGGATTGCTTGTATGGTAAAGCTTGGCAAGTGAATAAGTAAGCAGAGAGGCTTGTTTTCGATCCCCTAGAGGAGTCATTTTAACTACTACTctcgtatttttatatgttggaacaagaaaatcctAGCACAGTCATTGCAGTGGCTAATGATGAGGCAcaaagattcaaatattgtttttggtCATATGGGGCTTGCATTTGGGGCTTTAGGGATGTAATGCGTCTTACGGTTGCAATTGATGCGACATATCTGAAAGGCAGGTTCGAGGGTGTTCTTTTTGTCGCTGTATGCAAAGATGCGAACGAGTGCATATATCTAGTTGCATTTGGCGTAGGCCATGTTAAGGATGAAGACTCGTGGACGTGATTTCTTAGCAAGCTGCGTGATGCGGTTGGTTGTCTTGAAAACACTATGTTTATTTTTGATCAGTATCTTGACATTAAGAAAGCAATTCAAAATGTATACCCAGAAGCGCACCACAGTTTATACAGTTAccacttgaagaaaaactttaaaaacaagttcaagcacGACGACGTTTCTATGATTTTCACACTTGCTCGAGATTGttataaggttttcaatttcaacaGACATATGAACCAGCTCAAGCAGATTCACATGGGAGCCCACTATGACTTTATGAGAATAGACCTTGAGAGATGGATAAGTGCACGTTCATCAACAAGGCGATACCAACTtatgacatccaacattgcgGAATATGTTAACTCatgcttgaagcatgcaagacaaatgccAATCACTGTTTTGATCGAGTTCATCAGAGACATGATCCAGCATTGGTTCCATGACCGGTACGAGGAGGCCATCAAGGTGACCACGCCTCTCAGCCCTTGGGTTGCTAGGTAGTTGAGCAAATggttcaatgatgcacatcgCTTTGTAGTTAAACCTATCAATCAAgttgtcaagccctactctattatacttgtcatgtcattcatatgtttgatagaatgtttgcataagtgaatgtatcaaaaaatcgttaaaagtcagtagtagaaattactttttgattgtttttgatttgaaattagtctatatttctttaaaacatggtatttaataactgttgctcacaggggagaagTAAAACTAATgcgaaagccttgcgaggtttcggttgacattccgggtaatgaatgtcaatcgagacatcgcggtggttgtcacaGGCTTGATGGGAATTTTGGGTCTTGACACGAGTGGAGTTCGAAGTTAAAGACGGGAAGATGGAAGGACTTGTAATCCTATCTAGGAAGATgtgttcatgttgtgagttccAAACAAATTTATTGCCATGCAACCATGCCACTGTAACAATAAGGTCAggatatctttatttcttatttgaaccctAATTCACATAGCAtttacattgtgcttgaaCATTGAGTTCATTGTATCTTTCAGTAAATAAAAACGTGAAGCTGTTGAATTTTGCGCTGACTACTACAAGACAACTATTTTGGTGGAGGGTTATGTGGGGTCTATTCGCTCGATAGGGCATCCTAGTGAATGGGACATCCCTCctcatgtgaaacaaattgtcATCTTGCCACCACCTTGGCAAGGCTAAGCAGGAAGACCTAGGAGGAAAAGGATTCCATCGGCTGGTGAAGGCAGTTGAGCACAGAGATGTTTGCAATGCAAGAGGTATGGGCCTAATAGACAGAATTGCCCATCCCCATTTGCAGTTCCATCCGCAAATCTGACACCATCTCCAAGTCAATCAGCGCCTCCATGACTGCGACGACAGAAAGCATGTTCAACTTGTGGACAAACCAGTCACACACACAACACTTGTCCAATACGAAGGACAATGTCTGAAAACGTAAGGTGTCTTGTAGATGAAGACAGCTTGTCGGCCTAACTAAATGTGTGAGCCATGTGCAATAcctttctcacaatttcctcttgCAGTTTCTTACattcatttatattttgtgTTTGTTAGTTTCCTTTTGTGGatgagtttttatttttttatttattttgtagatatattatttgattatttgatttttatccCTAGTTTTGATCAGTGAATAGAAAATTGTCATATTGTTTGTTATTGATCTTGATAATTTGTTATgtaatatcatatatattatttaatttatgtcgattagtataatttttaacaagttttaTAATTCATTTTAGATAAATACGTCATGGAAAGATAttgtacaaaaaaaatgaccTCACTAGACTAAGATTTTGGGCAACAATgacaaataacattttttCCATAAAACCACTAAAATAAGAAAGTTCCAAAACGACGTGTAACAACTTGTTCCTTGATTGCTACCGGCGTTCGAGTCTTGCGGGAGAACCCGTCAAGTCTCGGACAAGCCTtatttgaaactttttttaatgtgTTATATTGGTTCCACTGATCTATGTAGTTGCTTTGCACCGTACAATTCTTTGTAATATGATTCGAACAAAAGTCATTATAAATCAACTTAACTTTTATTCCACATAATCGTAAAAAAATACATCAAGATTTATAATCTCCAAATGTACATTCATATTGAGACTAGTGTctatttacaaaaagaaaatacacTACGATCGACTCGACCTCTAGCGGCGGAGCTACTCAGAATAaagtgctatgagatgcctttacctatccgcGGTGGACAATAAGTGCCGATGAATGCACACTAGGTTGATCACTATCTACAAAAAGGGAGATAAAGGGGTaagtctcatagactcagtgatcatcggctctgTGAGCCGggtgtagatgggaaacaagcttagAGCAGgtaatttgaataataaattGAGAGTATAAAACGATAACcttataaaaccaaataacaagtaaggtatttgtgccttgtaaaaaataataccGTAAAATCATAGTGCAATACTTTCTTTAGCAAACAATGCCAAAAAACAAAGggtagtaaaataaatttcaattattgAAATCATCtatttcattcaaaaaaaCAATAGCCGTATAAAAGCACGCACActcccaaaatgtgtggcatgtaaaaaTAATCGTGTACATCCACATATATCAACTCATGATCAATATATAAAGCATTGAAAGCTTTCAATCAAATAAGGGAGTTGCGAAAAAACACTAtctctccaccatgcaaaagagCACAAGTCTAAAAACACTCAAGGTTCTCGAGTAGGTAATCATAGATAATCAACCTGTGGACCCTTTGCCATGTAATAACAATCCGAGAGGCCCCCTTCCACCAGATTCCCacagccatggcagtctcgacgatgttggccgacatcggaGAAATCATGTGGTTGCAACCACGTCTTTCAACTTgtggccttgccacgtataACAACCCAtggccttgccacgtataACAACCCATGGCCTT is drawn from Theobroma cacao cultivar B97-61/B2 chromosome 4, Criollo_cocoa_genome_V2, whole genome shotgun sequence and contains these coding sequences:
- the LOC18601271 gene encoding probable glutathione S-transferase, which produces MSKEELVILDCWVSPFCMGVKIALAEKGLEYEAREEDLFGGKSDLLLNSNPIYMKVPVLLHQAKPLCESTIIVNYIDETWPSPPLLPPCSYGRAQARFWADFIDKKLFDAGCNIWRSKGEAPEEAKREVIEILKQLEEALREKAFFGGDTFEFVDIITVPVTSWFHAIEKFGNFKVEDECPKFSAWMKRCMQRETVAKVLPNPEKVYEFLIMFRKMQGIE